GTGATGACGGCGCCCGGCATCTACTACGACGGCAAGACCTCGGCCCGGCGGACCGTGCGCCTCACCCTGGAGGGGAACCGCCTCGTCGTGGCGGGGGAGGGGGTGGATGTTTCCGCCGAGCTTGCCCGCCTCGTCATCTCTGCGCCGCTGTCCACGGCGCGGCGGTCGGTCCGCTTCCCCTCCGGCGCCCTCTGCGAAGTGAGCGACGCCCGCTTCATGGACGAGCTTCTGCGGCGCCAGGGGAAAGGGAAAACTTCGGCCGTGATCCACCGTTGGGAGCGGAGCCTCCCCCTGGCCCTGGTGGCTCTCGTGTTGACTGTGGCGGTGGTATGGGGCTTTGTGGCCTTCGGCATCCCCGCCATGGCCGAGCGGGTCGCCCGGGCCGTTCCCCCGGCCACCGAGGTCTCCCTGGGGCGGGAGAGCCTTGCGATGCTCGACAAGCTCGTCTTCACAGCGTCCCGGCTCCCCGATTCCCGGCGCCGGGAGCTCACAACCCATTTCTCCCGCATGACCCGGGAGCTCCCCTTTGCCGCCGGCTACCGGCTGGAATTTCGCAAGAGCGACACCCTGGGGGCCAATGCCCTGGCGCTCCCGTCGGGAATCATCGTCGTCACCGACCGCCTTGTGGAGATGGCCGCAAGCGACGACGAACTGATCGGCGTCCTGGCCCACGAGATGGGGCACGTGCGGCACCGCCACGCCCTGCGCCACGTTCTCCAGAATTCGGCCACGGGCCTTGTGGTCGCCGCCATCACCGGCGACATCACCTCCATCACTTCCCTGGCAGCCACGCTCCCAACGGCCCTCATCGACGCCTCCTATTCCCGCAGCTTCGAAACGGAGGCCGACGACGCGGCGGTGGAATACCTGAAACGCCGGGGAATTCCCCTGAAGAGCTACGCCGACATGCTGGGCCGACTCGAAGCGGAGCACCGGAAGAAGAGCGGCGAAACCGGAACGGAAAAGAAGAAATCCCTTGGCGACTACTTCTCCACCCATCCGGTCACCGAGGAGCGGATCCGGCGGGTCATGGAGGCGAATCGATGACGGGACTTGCGACCATTGCCGACACCTTGGCCGCCGATCTTGAGGGGCTTTCCTTTTCATCGCCGGTGGCCCACGTCTACAACCCCCTTGTCTACGCCCGAGAGCCCCACTCCGCCTATCTATCCCGCTTCGGATCGCCCCCCAAGGAGGCCCTCTTCGTCGGCATGAACCCCGGCCCATGGGGGATGGCCCAGACCGGCGTCCCCTTCGGGGAGATCGGGGTGGTGACCGAGTGGCTCGGGATCACCGGGACGGTCGGGCGGCCAGCGGAGGAGCACCCGAAGAAGCGGGTCGACGGCTTCGCCTGCCGACGGAGCGAGGTGAGCGGCCGGCGGCTCTGGGGGCTCATCCGGGAGCGGTTCGGGACGCCGGAGCGTTTCTTCGGCCGCTTCTTCGTGGCCAACTACTGCCCGCTCCTCTTCCTCACCGCCGACGGTGGCAACATCACCCCGGACAAGCTGCGCCGGGGGGAGCAGGAGCCACTCTTCGCCGCCTGCGACCTGGCCCTGCGCCGGACCGTGGAACTGCTGCAACCGCGGGTGGTCATCGGCGTCGGCGGGTTTGCCGAGGGGCGCTGCCGCGAGGCCCTGGCCGGTCTCAACGTGGAGGTGGGGCGGATCATCCACCCGAGCCCCGCCAGTCCCGCCGCCAACCGGGACTGGGCCGGTACCGCCCTGCGGCAGCTTGCGGAGCTTGGTATCGATTTCTGAGCATTGAAGCCGAAAAAACTTTGAAACACGGAGCAACGGAGCACACGGAGTAAAATCTGAGAAGATTTCTTTGATTTTCCTGGAGGATTGTGCCAGTAACGTTTGTGCATGGCTTCTGGATCGAGTTTTTGATTCCTCCGTGTGCTCCGTTGCTCCGTGTTATGAATAGGTTTTTTCAGGAGGTTCACCCGTGCCCGCAGCAGACGAACTTATCGCTTTCCTCTCTCCCAAGCTCGGCACCGAGATCCACGTGGGGCCCTGGCTGGTGATGGAGCAGGCGCGGATCGACGCCTTTGCCGCGGCCACCGGCGACGTCCAGTGGATCCATACCGATCCGGAGCGGGCCCGGCGCGAATCCCCCTATGGCACCACCATCGCCCACGGTTTTCTGACCCTGTCGCTTCTCCCCTTCCTCACCGAGGCCAACGCGCCGGGACAGTTCGAGCGGAACTACCCCGGCATGCGCCTGCGGGTCAACTACGGCCTCAACCGGGTC
The nucleotide sequence above comes from Geobacter benzoatilyticus. Encoded proteins:
- a CDS encoding MaoC family dehydratase; translated protein: MPAADELIAFLSPKLGTEIHVGPWLVMEQARIDAFAAATGDVQWIHTDPERARRESPYGTTIAHGFLTLSLLPFLTEANAPGQFERNYPGMRLRVNYGLNRVRFPAPVKCGSRIRARTRLTGLEPLGDAVQITYEITVEIDGEPKPACVVEQLFRLYP
- a CDS encoding M48 family metallopeptidase — encoded protein: MTAPGIYYDGKTSARRTVRLTLEGNRLVVAGEGVDVSAELARLVISAPLSTARRSVRFPSGALCEVSDARFMDELLRRQGKGKTSAVIHRWERSLPLALVALVLTVAVVWGFVAFGIPAMAERVARAVPPATEVSLGRESLAMLDKLVFTASRLPDSRRRELTTHFSRMTRELPFAAGYRLEFRKSDTLGANALALPSGIIVVTDRLVEMAASDDELIGVLAHEMGHVRHRHALRHVLQNSATGLVVAAITGDITSITSLAATLPTALIDASYSRSFETEADDAAVEYLKRRGIPLKSYADMLGRLEAEHRKKSGETGTEKKKSLGDYFSTHPVTEERIRRVMEANR
- a CDS encoding uracil-DNA glycosylase family protein, translating into MTGLATIADTLAADLEGLSFSSPVAHVYNPLVYAREPHSAYLSRFGSPPKEALFVGMNPGPWGMAQTGVPFGEIGVVTEWLGITGTVGRPAEEHPKKRVDGFACRRSEVSGRRLWGLIRERFGTPERFFGRFFVANYCPLLFLTADGGNITPDKLRRGEQEPLFAACDLALRRTVELLQPRVVIGVGGFAEGRCREALAGLNVEVGRIIHPSPASPAANRDWAGTALRQLAELGIDF